Proteins encoded together in one Acholeplasma hippikon window:
- a CDS encoding alpha/beta fold hydrolase, with translation MPRFNFKGKNIHYEIDGVGEPVVILNGIMMSTKSWEFLVPDLVQKYQLIRLDFCDQGQSDAMDKPYEQDIQVELLHELLKLLNLKEINLVGISYGGEVALVFSGTYPKMVKRLIIFNSVSYTTSLLSNTGKLWNDAAKARNSEEYYDLTIPVIYSKQFMKENEAWIENRKKHLIENVFSNNDFLDRMIRLTDSADNYDCRPLLDNITMPTLIVGSEKDQLTPISHQQHLASQLKNASLVVLPNSGHASMYEEPMVFISLILGFFGTKKSEYIL, from the coding sequence ATGCCCAGATTTAATTTTAAAGGGAAAAATATCCATTATGAAATCGATGGGGTTGGGGAACCTGTTGTCATTTTAAATGGAATCATGATGTCAACGAAAAGCTGGGAGTTTTTAGTACCAGATTTAGTTCAAAAATATCAATTAATCAGATTAGATTTTTGTGATCAAGGTCAATCTGATGCAATGGATAAACCATATGAACAAGATATTCAAGTTGAACTGTTACATGAGTTATTAAAATTATTAAATTTAAAAGAAATCAATTTAGTTGGAATTTCTTATGGTGGAGAAGTGGCACTTGTTTTTAGTGGAACTTATCCAAAAATGGTAAAAAGATTGATTATCTTTAACTCAGTAAGTTATACAACAAGTTTATTGTCTAATACGGGTAAGTTATGGAATGATGCTGCAAAAGCTAGAAATTCAGAAGAATACTATGACTTAACAATTCCTGTTATCTATTCAAAACAATTCATGAAAGAAAATGAAGCATGGATTGAAAATAGAAAAAAGCACTTGATTGAAAATGTATTTAGTAACAATGATTTTTTAGATCGAATGATTCGTTTAACAGATAGTGCGGATAATTATGATTGTAGACCATTATTAGATAATATTACGATGCCAACATTAATTGTTGGTTCAGAAAAAGACCAATTGACTCCGATTAGTCATCAACAACATTTAGCGAGTCAATTAAAAAATGCATCCTTAGTCGTACTTCCAAATAGTGGACACGCATCCATGTATGAAGAACCCATGGTATTTATTAGTTTAATCCTTGGATTCTT
- a CDS encoding acetyl-CoA hydrolase/transferase family protein, with product MKNTKYITAREAVEIVKSDDHIVIGMMGSEPQAFMNELHHVAHKVKNVTMSSCLPILEAECFMNPEYKESFNVAGWFYTNTLRKVHQNGNISFIPNHLHLAGKKRFQHKKPTIFAMSTSMPDKHGFVSLSIQNVYEMEAIELADTVIFEINPNFPRTFGDNVVHISQADYIIESNYPVPATPSAEPSEKDLIIGKIIADQIPDGATIQLGIGGIPNAVAASLKNKKNLGIHTEMFTNGMMDLIKAGVVNGLAKNFMKGRHVCAFAYGSKELYEFLDNNPSVYFMRGYEANDPAIIGLNDNQISINTTLEIDLTGQCASETIGHQQFSGTGGQSDTAVGAQNSKGGKSFIALYSTAMVKNPLTGEREEKSKIVSTLKQGAAVSLSRNDVDYVVTEYGCVCLRGTTIKERTLLLISIAHPKFRPQLLKEAVELGFIHKDDAQI from the coding sequence ATGAAAAATACAAAATATATTACTGCAAGAGAAGCTGTAGAAATCGTAAAATCAGATGACCATATTGTTATCGGAATGATGGGATCAGAACCTCAAGCTTTTATGAATGAGTTACATCATGTTGCACATAAAGTGAAAAATGTAACCATGTCATCATGTTTACCGATTTTAGAGGCTGAATGTTTTATGAATCCAGAGTACAAAGAATCATTTAACGTTGCAGGCTGGTTTTATACAAACACATTAAGAAAAGTACATCAAAATGGTAATATATCATTCATCCCAAATCATTTACACTTAGCAGGTAAGAAGAGATTTCAACATAAAAAACCTACGATATTTGCGATGAGTACTTCAATGCCAGATAAACACGGATTTGTTTCATTATCAATTCAAAACGTGTATGAAATGGAAGCAATTGAACTTGCAGATACAGTAATCTTTGAAATAAATCCAAATTTCCCAAGAACATTTGGAGATAATGTTGTGCATATTAGTCAAGCTGACTATATTATTGAATCAAATTATCCGGTTCCAGCAACACCAAGTGCAGAACCAAGTGAGAAGGATTTAATTATTGGTAAAATTATTGCAGATCAAATTCCAGATGGTGCAACTATCCAATTAGGTATTGGTGGTATTCCAAATGCCGTTGCAGCATCATTAAAAAATAAAAAGAACCTTGGTATTCATACAGAAATGTTTACCAACGGTATGATGGATTTAATTAAAGCAGGCGTTGTAAATGGCTTGGCTAAGAACTTTATGAAGGGACGTCATGTTTGTGCGTTTGCCTATGGGTCGAAAGAATTATATGAATTCTTAGATAATAATCCAAGTGTTTACTTTATGCGCGGATATGAAGCAAATGACCCGGCAATTATTGGATTAAATGATAATCAAATTTCAATTAACACAACCCTTGAGATCGACTTAACTGGTCAGTGTGCATCTGAAACAATCGGACACCAACAATTCTCAGGAACTGGCGGTCAGTCAGACACTGCAGTCGGTGCACAAAATTCTAAGGGCGGTAAATCATTTATCGCATTATACTCAACAGCGATGGTGAAAAATCCATTAACTGGTGAAAGAGAAGAAAAATCTAAGATTGTTTCAACACTTAAGCAAGGGGCTGCAGTGTCACTTTCAAGAAATGATGTTGACTATGTGGTAACAGAATATGGTTGTGTATGCCTTCGAGGAACAACCATTAAAGAAAGAACATTATTATTAATTTCAATTGCACATCCTAAATTTAGACCCCAATTATTAAAAGAAGCAGTTGAGTTAGGATTTATCCATAAAGACGATGCCCAGATTTAA
- a CDS encoding 3-oxoacyl-ACP synthase, which translates to MANVGIVGTGIYLPKGRITAKEIAAKTNGVWSEEAVIEKLGIVEKVIPLEMPQDGTQEMGALAALDALKNTGIDPKEIDVIISVTEEYKEYPLTTSALYIQDRIGAVNAWGIDVQNRCCTTVSAMKMAKDMLVADDEINVIMVVGGYRNGDFVDYTDKNMSMMFNLGAGGGAIILKKNYNKNLLLGSHVIGDGSLSRTAGVEIGGICNPITESNLKEAKKSLRLLDPVKMKNRLNEVSMPNWFKCIDEALRKSNLERKDIGFLDILHIKRSGHEQMVKDLGLTEDQTIYLENYGHIGQIDQILSLHLALQTGQVKDGTVVCMLAAGIGYVWAANIIKWGN; encoded by the coding sequence ATGGCAAACGTAGGAATTGTAGGAACAGGTATTTACTTACCAAAAGGAAGAATCACTGCTAAAGAAATCGCAGCTAAAACAAATGGCGTGTGGAGTGAAGAAGCAGTTATTGAAAAATTAGGTATTGTTGAAAAAGTTATACCTTTAGAAATGCCACAAGATGGCACCCAAGAAATGGGTGCCCTTGCTGCATTAGACGCACTAAAAAATACTGGAATAGATCCAAAAGAAATTGATGTGATCATTTCAGTTACTGAAGAATATAAAGAATATCCTTTAACAACTTCTGCACTATATATCCAAGATAGAATTGGTGCAGTAAATGCTTGGGGTATTGATGTACAAAACAGATGTTGTACAACTGTATCTGCAATGAAAATGGCGAAAGATATGTTGGTTGCAGATGATGAAATTAATGTTATTATGGTAGTAGGAGGCTATCGTAACGGGGACTTTGTTGATTATACTGATAAGAATATGTCAATGATGTTTAATCTCGGTGCAGGTGGCGGAGCGATTATCTTAAAGAAGAATTACAATAAGAATTTATTACTAGGTAGCCATGTCATAGGGGACGGGTCATTATCTAGAACTGCAGGGGTTGAAATTGGAGGTATTTGTAATCCAATTACCGAATCTAATTTAAAAGAAGCGAAGAAATCACTTCGTTTACTTGACCCTGTGAAAATGAAAAACAGACTAAATGAAGTTTCTATGCCAAACTGGTTTAAATGCATCGATGAAGCATTAAGAAAATCTAATTTAGAAAGAAAAGATATCGGATTTTTAGATATCTTACACATTAAACGTTCTGGCCATGAACAAATGGTTAAGGACTTAGGTTTAACAGAAGACCAAACAATCTATTTAGAAAACTATGGTCATATTGGTCAAATTGACCAAATTCTGTCACTACACTTAGCACTGCAAACTGGCCAAGTTAAAGATGGTACAGTTGTGTGTATGTTAGCTGCTGGTATTGGTTATGTATGGGCGGCAAATATTATCAAGTGGGGTAACTAG
- the fabG gene encoding 3-oxoacyl-ACP reductase FabG: MGKLDGKVAVVTGGAKGLGEAISVQLANEGAKVIAADMGDLTYTHENVEGYKLNVTDVAGVQTFFDEVVAKYGKIDILVNNAGITKDAMTRKMTDDQWDLVLDVNLKGVFNLTRLIGPHMQANGSGSIINISSVVGVFGNIGQANYAASKAGVLGLTMTWAKEFAMKGANVRVNAIAPGYIMTEILKTVPEELLQKFAALTMLNRLGQPEEIAKVALFLASDDSSYITGQTLNVNGGMRL; encoded by the coding sequence ATGGGAAAATTAGATGGAAAAGTAGCAGTAGTAACAGGTGGAGCTAAAGGATTAGGAGAAGCAATCTCTGTTCAATTAGCAAATGAAGGGGCAAAAGTAATTGCCGCTGATATGGGAGATTTAACTTATACACATGAAAATGTAGAAGGTTACAAATTAAATGTAACTGATGTAGCAGGTGTACAAACATTCTTTGATGAAGTTGTAGCTAAATATGGCAAAATTGATATCTTAGTGAATAATGCTGGTATTACCAAAGACGCAATGACAAGAAAAATGACCGATGATCAATGGGACTTGGTATTAGACGTTAACTTAAAAGGTGTATTTAACTTAACAAGATTAATTGGTCCACACATGCAAGCTAACGGCTCAGGGTCTATCATTAACATCTCTTCAGTTGTTGGTGTCTTTGGTAACATCGGGCAAGCAAACTATGCTGCAAGTAAAGCAGGTGTGTTAGGCTTAACAATGACTTGGGCAAAAGAATTCGCTATGAAAGGTGCTAACGTTAGAGTAAATGCGATTGCACCAGGATATATCATGACTGAAATCTTAAAAACTGTTCCAGAGGAATTATTACAAAAATTTGCTGCATTAACAATGTTAAACCGTTTAGGACAACCAGAAGAAATTGCTAAGGTTGCATTATTCTTAGCATCTGATGATTCAAGCTATATTACAGGTCAAACATTAAATGTTAATGGCGGCATGAGATTATAA
- a CDS encoding acetyl-CoA C-acetyltransferase gives MSKVYVVAAKRSALASFSGALANVSPADFGAQVLKQTLASGNIQGEWIDEVIIGHVLSAGQKQGLARQISVNAGVPVTVPAYTLNMVCGSGMKSVMNAYTSIKAGIHQMVVAGGIESMSQAPYLVNGYRTGIKMGHQTMQDHILHDALLDAFEGYHMGITAENIVEKYGFSREQQDKFAYNSQIKSMKAQDEGLFNDEIVPVVIKNKKGDIVFDKDEYINRNTSLEKISTLRPAFKGDGTVTAASSSGINDGASFMVIASEEAVKEHNLTPLFEIIGIGQGGVHPKVMGLGPTPAIKNAVKFAGIKFEDIDVLELNEAFAAQSMGVVRELSHEFGVKEEEIFEKTNPKGGAIALGHPLGASGNRILVTLVYDLLHNENYKIGLASLCIGGGMGTAVILKKI, from the coding sequence ATGAGTAAAGTTTATGTAGTTGCTGCAAAACGTAGTGCATTAGCATCTTTTTCTGGAGCGTTAGCTAATGTAAGTCCTGCAGACTTTGGTGCTCAAGTCTTAAAACAAACTTTAGCATCAGGCAACATTCAAGGTGAATGGATTGATGAAGTCATTATTGGTCACGTCTTATCAGCTGGACAAAAACAAGGTTTAGCTAGACAAATTTCTGTGAATGCTGGTGTTCCAGTTACTGTTCCAGCTTACACATTAAATATGGTATGTGGATCAGGTATGAAATCAGTAATGAATGCTTATACATCAATTAAAGCAGGAATTCATCAAATGGTAGTAGCTGGTGGTATTGAATCAATGAGCCAAGCGCCATACTTAGTGAATGGATATCGTACAGGTATTAAAATGGGACATCAAACAATGCAAGACCATATCTTACATGATGCATTATTAGATGCCTTTGAAGGATACCATATGGGTATTACTGCAGAAAACATTGTTGAGAAATATGGATTTAGTAGAGAACAACAAGACAAGTTTGCATATAACTCTCAAATTAAATCAATGAAAGCTCAAGATGAAGGGTTATTCAATGATGAAATCGTTCCGGTTGTAATTAAAAATAAAAAAGGCGATATCGTATTTGATAAAGATGAATACATCAACAGAAATACATCATTAGAAAAGATTTCAACTTTACGTCCAGCATTTAAAGGTGATGGTACGGTAACTGCAGCATCATCTTCAGGTATTAATGATGGAGCAAGCTTCATGGTGATTGCATCAGAAGAAGCTGTTAAAGAACATAACTTAACACCTCTATTTGAAATCATTGGTATTGGTCAAGGTGGGGTTCATCCTAAAGTGATGGGATTAGGACCTACACCAGCAATTAAAAATGCGGTTAAATTTGCGGGTATTAAATTTGAAGATATCGATGTTTTAGAATTAAATGAAGCATTCGCTGCACAATCAATGGGTGTTGTTAGAGAATTAAGCCATGAGTTTGGTGTAAAGGAAGAAGAAATTTTTGAAAAAACTAACCCTAAAGGTGGAGCAATCGCATTAGGACATCCACTTGGTGCTTCTGGTAACAGAATTTTAGTAACATTAGTATACGATTTATTACACAATGAAAATTACAAAATTGGACTAGCAAGTTTATGTATCGGTGGTGGTATGGGAACTGCAGTTATATTAAAGAAAATTTAA